The Theileria equi strain WA chromosome 2 map unlocalized gcontig_1105316255037, whole genome shotgun sequence genomic sequence GGAAAACTTTGGGATTAAAGACCCAAGAGGACGTTCGAAAGTATGAAGAGAAAGTACACCGTATAGAGGAATATAAAGATTTTCTTGTAAAGCAGGAGTCGGATCCATCGAGAAGACATGAGAGGAGACTACGTGCCAATGCTTTAGACTTGGAAGCTTCTAGTGGATTGGCTATGAATAGACTCAAAATTACAGAATTTTTGGATGACAACGAGATTGAGTTTTGTGAATCTCTCCAGTTGCCACCAATTTCCTATTTCCTCGCAAAGCGTGTCCTACTACAGGAATTAGCTTGCAACACAATCTACTCCGTGGAGGATATGTGCAACGAGCTAAGGATTGATGGTACAAAGCAAGGCCGAATTTTCGATTTTCTGCTCATGTTATCTCCAAAGGCCCTTAGAAACATGGAAACTGAAGTATGCGACCTAAGCAAGGCTACTCTGGACAACGAAGGTTTCATTGATCACACCAAAGTCGTCAGCCAGATTACACTCACGAATAACAACGTAGCGCCGGTATTTGATAGATTTGGATGCAACAAAATTGCTACATACATGAACAGCTTGGATAATGAGCAGGAGGCAAAGTCGGTACCCATTTTCGGCAACCAACAAAAGGGCGGCGTATCTCTCGAGCGGCCTATCAAACAGCAAAAGTTGTAATTTTTAACGTTTTATCACGTAGGATATACGCCTTTTGTCTACTTTGCACGAACATTTATCCACTGTATTTGGTCGGTAAAGTCAGTGAGCGTCTCTGCCAGCACAAGATGTCAGAGACGGAACGAGAGTGCGTCAGCCGCtctggaaactttatacAAGAGTATTCCATTCACAGATGAGCGGTACAGTGTGGGAGTTTCGATGAATGGTCCAAAAGAGTCAATTCCTGGGCCTGCAACTCGGTAGGTTTTGGGgtctcattcttcttcctccagCCATAGTTTTTCGTCCCACTGGCCTATTCATAGCCAACAACGCAGCCCTGTGACATACAGCCATCCGTGACAAGTATCATGTTGTGAAATGAGGCGAGTGACGGCAAAGTCTCTTAGGGGTAAGAGTGTCCTTGTCTGGAGTCCCACGCTGTTGTCCCCGCGGTCAGTTGGTTTATAATGCACTCTACGGGCTATGGCAGACTTCTTCCAGACGAAGTTCTTCTGGCTAATGCGTCAATTGACGATGACTGCGTAGAGAATGAAGCAGCGGACGCCAGGGTAGATCCGGGGGAGGGTGGCCCGGTCTCTTCGGGGTCAACATCTTCCCAGGGGCCATCAAGGAATGGCCATATTTCTGTAAACTATAACATGACGGGGTTTCAAAGGGCAAAGTACTACGAAATCGCCAACAAGGAGTCCGCAGACTACCGCAGGATCGATTTAATGTATAAACTGATGCGAATCTGCAACACTTTGAAAATTCCAGACCACGAGAGGATATACTCACTTTTCCTAAAGAGACTCAAGACGAGGTTCCGTCTGGAGGCTTCGACGAGAAGTCTCGAGATTGTGGTTGCGGCCCTGTACTACATCGACGAATGCAGACGCAATTTCGGGCGTCTCAGCGTGCGTGACGTCCTCAGCAGGATCAAAGACTGCGGTATTGGCCTGAAAAAGTTCGTCGGATACGTGGCAAAGGTCTGTGACGAGCTCAGCATCGCCGAGCTTCCATCGGAGAGGTACGATACGATCGTCTCAAATGCGCTGGACCAGCTGCGAGACTACCTAAGAGGTGGAGAAAAGGACGAACTGATGCCCAAAGCAACCACAACTGTGCTTGGGAACGTGAATCGATTTGCAAGTTTGGATGAACTTGTGGCGATGGTTGCCAACAATCCCATCAGTGACATTCCAAGGGACAAATCTACGAGTTTAGAACAAGGAAGTATCGTTCCACAGGCTGAACTTGGGGACAGCGTCCCGGTGGATCCAATGCTTCCATACCATTTGTCCGCACAGTATCACAAACTCTCACAAAATAACCAATCTCTCCAGAGGGGAGATGAGAAGGGCCAGTCAAAGAAGAAGGGAACACTTCACAGGTCTCTGTATAGAGCCGTTGGCATAAAGTTTAAGAGCATCGAGGATATGGTTTGCAGGATTCTGGAACTTATCGACGATGAATCGGGAGATATCCTGGACCCCAGGTCTAGGGCAATGTACAGATGTAAAAAGACGCTTGTCGCCAGTGTATTGGCAATTGTGATTGCCGCTCTAAAGATTAATATTTCGCCAAGTGTCTTGGTTAGGGCCTTGGATGTCGCAAGATCCTCGTTCTACAGAAACTACAAGAGGGTTCTGGACCTTCTTCGTATGCTATTTGCAAAGAGGTTTTCGTGCAAGATTATAAATACGCAACATTTGCTATCTCTAGTTGCTCTTTTCCTTGTGGAGCACATGAACAAGCTGGATACTGATAAGGATGGACCGCTCAGCTTCCCCAAGAATTTTGGCGCCTTTACCAAAGCCAAGTACAAGGGACTGATGATTGAATCTGATTTTAATATAAACTATGGAGAGTTGTTGGGGAAGATTTCAAGGGTTAATGGAAGACTTGACAACTCTGGGAATGTAATGTCTACGTTCTCAAAGACCGTAAACTGCCTGGAATTTTTGACAAGGGCATGGCACGCAGGAGAGAAGGGTGATAAAGGAGAGGTTCCTGCTGCTAGCAATGGTGAATCTGAGAAACCTCGTAATACGGGTGACGAGGAGAAACGCAAGCCTAgtaaagaaaaggaagaacgTGCGGAGACGGAGCAGCCTAAAAAGAAGGTTTACCTAATTCATGAACGTAGTAACAATCGTTATGTGTGCCGTTACAGGGACGAGGCCGGAGCATTGCGTAGAAAGACATTTTCTATAGCTCGTCACGGTCAGGATGTAGCCCTGAGGTTGGCTAGTACATTTTTGGAAAGCTTATCTGCTTCTTGATGTTTAAATGCCCATTTAGTCTGCACTTTTTTTAATAAAGTCAAATGGTAGATCTGTGGATTTACATGCTAGAGGTGATTCCTTGAAGTATTCATGTTCCAATGCCTATACGTTTGTGCTTCCCTGTCATAAGACATACCTGCTGAGCTGTGATTCTCTCGTGTGGATCGAGGGCGAGTAGCTTTGATAGGAGATCGAGTGAGGTCTTGTTGGCATCTGTGCATCGTGTTTATGGTGAGCTTCAAACAAACGTGGAAATATGGTTGACAATTCCTTTGGGGTGGAGAACGTGTATGGAGTGTATAGAGGAAGTTTGGTCGCTCCTGGCCAGAGAGTTTCAGATGGTGTTCCCATGAGATGATAGATTTTTCCAAGTTGATCGATTTCGTTACTTCCAGGAAATAGAGGTTTTCCCGTGAGGAGCTCTGCGAATATACAGCCAACACTCCACAAGTCACATGAGAAATGGTAGCATTCAGCACCTAAAAGTAGCTCTGGAGAACGATACCATAGAGTAACAACTTTGAATGTTAACCTTTCTCTGGATGCATTTGCTTCTAGAattttcatattctttGATTCTCTGTATGTTGGTGGATATACTGTACGCCTAGAAAGGCCAAAATCTGCGATTTTACAtactccattctcatctataaaaatatttgcaGGTGAGAGATCGCGGTGTGCAAAGAGTGATTCGTGTAGTACATAGAGCCCAGTCAAAATTTGCTTCATTATGCACTTTACATGTGCTTCATTTAGACGAATTTTACTGTCTATAACCTTTTTGAGATCGGACAACATAATGTCCATTACAATGTTGATAAAACCTTCTTTTACATAGACTGCAATAAGTCCCATGAGATTTTCATGGTTTAACTCCGACATCACTTTCAATTCACGCAGAGTAGTAAAGTGAATCCCAAGTACTCCTACCAACTGATGTTCCTTTACATTTGTCTCTCCCTTTTTATATTCGATATTCTTCACCTTTTTAATGGCAACGGTCCTGTAAAACTTGGTGAAAGAATGCATGTTAGATGTATTGTGTATAGTTTAACTAGAGGTGGATTTTATGTTAAAGTAGTAGAGGTAAATAATGTGCATAGTGCGGAGAAATTTTTGGTAGTGGTGAATATATCCCAAATAAAATCTGTAAATCATAAAATATTCCATAGAATTCCTCATGGATACATCATAGGATAATCTATGTGCCCACTAAGATAAAAAAGATAACAATgtcaaaataaatcttgaaagattCGTCAGGAGTGGACAGACTATTCCAGGgaatatctagagtatctccgtagactcctaaatctgtctaacccagggatctcctttagaacgtttaaatgcccaccaaccaagtccagtaagagaaccTGCTCCGGCAAAAGTACCAGATGATGCTCCGAAGATAGTCCCGAGAGATATAGTAGTAGCTTCAAGACCAATAGCAGCCTTTTCACCATCAGAAGCAGGTTTACATTCACTTGGAAGACCATTGAGTACCCCGAGGATATTGTCGTGCTGTTTGGGATCATAAGTGTTGGTTAAAGTAGTATCCCATTTGCCACTTGGAGTCTCAGGttcttcattcttgtaccagttATGCTCTCCATTAGTGTTGTAATATATTAGGAGAGGCTTATCAGGGTCTTTTTTACAAAAGTAAACTCTTACTTCATCCACATCCAAAACAGGCAAAGGTGTTTTTCCTGTGAAATTTAATATATGATACCCATTCTTAAAAGATACTACATGAAACGGTCCATTAGGTGTAGGATTCTTAAGAGTGTGTTTATAAACCTTATAGTTGTTTATCTCCTTAGTATCACcttcatccatacaaaCATTCATCTTATGCTCATCATGTCCAGTATAAAGGCTCTTACCAGTAGGATCACAAGAGTCATATTCTGTACTATATTGGGGATTATTCCCCATCTTACTGACATCTATTATGATTGAATGGTTGAGTCTACAGTTAAGAAGTTCTAGTTTCTTTTGGAGATGGTCATTCTGACTAAGATCTTCATGGACTACATCCCAAGTAGTATTCGTTGGATCAcctttattttcatagtattcttccttctttaaTTTTGAAGTAGGCTCTACAGTAGTTACTTTGACAAGAAGAGGCCTGCCCCTACTGTTACTTTGCCTGGGTTTTATATCCAGAGGggtccagtagtaaacgGATACCTTAGTTACCCTGTAAGTAGTACTTCCATTCGCAATTCCAGTAGAATTACCTTTATAGTCCACCTGTTTAAGGGTAAAGTAGCTATCTTCTCTACCAACAATTTTATGATCATACCTGCTGTAATGTTCTGGAGGATCTCCTTTTTTGCTTGGACCTTCGGTCTTTTCAATCCATATCATTCTTCCCAATGAATTTGGGCCATAATAATACCCTCCGTTTGCTCTCTTAGATATATCAATGATTACTTCAGGTGGTTGACATGTGCTCTGAAGGGTATCGAGCAAATCTAGTATCTTTGCATAACTTTTATCATGGTCCGGAGTTTTACTTAGTTCTACAACTGTCCAATTACCAGGGTATGATTTTTTAAACCACTTATATTCCTTGGCATCTGGTACATAAATGAGGAGGGGATTCCTCGCAGGCTGTCTGGAAGCACGATCGGCATTAACTTCCCCCTTACAGAAATAAACAGTAACTTTTTTAGCATTTTTGAGAGGAAGTTCGGGTTTAAGATCCTTAAGTATTATAGACTTACAGTTTTTTCTAAAGCTGGATATGATGAATGATCCGTTAGCTGGAGTATGAGAATAGGCAGTATAGTTGATAAGTCCAGTATCTGAGCCTGATACCTTCTCAACCTTGACTTTCTTGTTAGCATGGCCATCTTTATAATTTCCATCCTCATGGCAATATGGTCCCTCTGTCCTGCTAACATCTATTTGAACTACATTGTTAATCTCACAATTGAGTAAGTCTAACTCTTTCTTAGTGGGTTCTTTGTCGGATCCTAATTTAAGCTTGTATGGTTCCCATACATTCTTTTCTTTGTTCTTAGTATAGTAACTGTAGTTTCCATCATCTTGTATCTCAACTATTAGTGGATTTTTTTTAGTCTCAtgtttccagtaataagctgAAACTGAAAGTACATTTTCTCCGTATGCATGAATTCCTGGAATAGTATTGCCATCATCACCTTGGATTTCCTTTAGTAAGAATGGTGTGACTCCATCAGAATCCACATGAGTGTACTTGAAGAAGTCCGATCCAGTAGGTTCATCAGATCTTTTGACGGTAATTTGCTTACCATTTCCGGTAGATTCAGTGCCATTATAAGTAGCAGGattatcattttcaccTTTTGGCTTTACACCAAGCTGAATGGTTACTTGTGGTGGAGTTGGAGTCACAAAAACGATCTGTGTGGAACCTCCTATAATTTGTCTACCACTTGGACCTTCATTGCACCTGTCCAAGCTACAACATCCAAGTTTTTCTAGTATATTTGCCAGTTGATTTCTCTTAGGGCAGTTTGTACCAATGTTGGTAGGTGTTACATCGGGAATATTTTTTTCTTTCCAAGGATTGTTTTCATTAATAAGGTCTTTTTTATACCACTTATTATATTTAGACCCCGATTTTTCAATATATATCAAGACTGGTTTATCTGAACAGTAGAAAAGATATATACTAACTTTACCAGGAATAGgttcatttaaaattggAAGTTTTACTCTTTTCCTTTGCACCGTACTGGGATCTTCATAGTATTTGATCTTGGTTAGATTAAGCTGAAGCTCATTGATAGAGTGTATACGATAATCTATATCCATTGATCCACttattttaatggaacGCAGCTCAACTCCAACTTTAGGATTATGCTTACCACAACAATACGGTTTCGACCTATGCTTGCTAAGATCCATAGTAACAGCACCATTATGTTGGCAGTTAAGGTCATCCAGTACTTTCTCGAGGGGTTCACCAGTGAGTTGGTTTGGAAAATCATGATATTCAGCAATTTTATACCACTCAGTGGAACTTTTCCGGGTGTGATATTCAAAATTACCGCTAGATTTCTCAATTTCTACCAAAAGAGGTTCTTTCAGTCCATCATCATTATCCCAGTACCAAACAGAAAACCTTCTAACCAGATCATTTATGTGTCCTAGATCTGCTATTTCTCTACTATCTCTGTGTATAACTTGATCAACCATGAAATCATTACCATCAATCCTTGTATGTGTGAACTTAAAGAAACCAGAACCATGAGGATCctcaatcttttctaaCCTAATATCTTGCTCATGTAGTCCAGAAGGGTATGTAGTGATCTCTAGTCCATTAGTATCCTGACTTATATCAATGGTGACACCAGATGAAGGGGGTAAACTAGCTGTAGTCATAGGTGGTAGATTGTGCAAAAGACTCGTATTCACGAGTTCTTTTGCTTCCACCTGTTTTTTTATTGCTTCTAGCTGTTTAACAGTGGTTGGATAAGTTTGTTTCTTAGGATTGAGTTCGAGATCCTCCAATTTTATTTGGTCTGGAggaatatattttttccCTTCTGTTAATGCCTTTTGTTTGTCTTCTTCTATCTTCTGTTCTTCAGCAGCTTCATCTTCAGGTCCTCTAGGAACAGAAAGTCCTAATTTAGTATTTTGATTTACTGCCTGTTCAAATGTTTGTTCTGGAGAATTCAATGGTTCTGGTTCTTTCCTGGGAAATTTTTTTGTATCATCACCGAGTTTACTGGAGTCACATCTACCCTTGCTCAATAAATCAGCTACTGTCCTGAAATTCTCCCTCAACGACTTATAAATTTCCGTCTCCGTATCTGGTATTTGATTCGAAAGATCGTTCCATCCATTAGGAGTTACTCTtttgtaccatttataatctcTCTGTCCACTATCATTCATGTATAAAATTTCCATGAAAATGGGCTCATTAGCGCAGGTATTTTGGTAATATACAGTTACTTTATATGCATATCTAATGGGATACATTATCCCTTTTTGCTTAACATTATCTCTTATAATATTACCAATTATTAATGGAAGCCCATCATTTGAGATGTGTTCATATACAGTAAAACCTGGAAATGCATCTGATGACTGCCTACTAACTTTGATTCTCTTATTTTGACACTTTTCTGTGCAACAGTAAGGTTCTACTTTCTCGGATAAATTAATTGTTGTAGTCCTATTTCGTGTACAGTTATGTTCAACTACTGC encodes the following:
- a CDS encoding hypothetical protein (encoded by transcript BEWA_038780A), which codes for MTRGRERVLKLEIGKKCGVSGCKCEKSPDNIIATKADDSPSKGYTRHTHKLKGGKPFTLFNVKYNNTLVHAGPHQVPGVLEVAVYYDVEERPFVIEVKKQGGLIDYYTNNNPVTRKDVTNWGDNTSWTQENSLGNPPKSLNERLENLSCQYARSVSLDIFKKITRSAYYCKNKVNIIGHKLSGINDIYEFKQTIQDNKPFKVHSLQYNGKNIEIPIPPDGIKEISTFYWKHNFGKPLVVRVLDRNSKSKYYFNDGRVGLQWHERELPPVTKLEDAVVEHNCTRNRTTTINLSEKVEPYCCTEKCQNKRIKVSRQSSDAFPGFTVYEHISNDGLPLIIGNIIRDNVKQKGIMYPIRYAYKVTVYYQNTCANEPIFMEILYMNDSGQRDYKWYKRVTPNGWNDLSNQIPDTETEIYKSLRENFRTVADLLSKGRCDSSKLGDDTKKFPRKEPEPLNSPEQTFEQAVNQNTKLGLSVPRGPEDEAAEEQKIEEDKQKALTEGKKYIPPDQIKLEDLELNPKKQTYPTTVKQLEAIKKQVEAKELVNTSLLHNLPPMTTASLPPSSGVTIDISQDTNGLEITTYPSGLHEQDIRLEKIEDPHGSGFFKFTHTRIDGNDFMVDQVIHRDSREIADLGHINDLVRRFSVWYWDNDDGLKEPLLVEIEKSSGNFEYHTRKSSTEWYKIAEYHDFPNQLTGEPLEKVLDDLNCQHNGAVTMDLSKHRSKPYCCGKHNPKVGVELRSIKISGSMDIDYRIHSINELQLNLTKIKYYEDPSTVQRKRVKLPILNEPIPGKVSIYLFYCSDKPVLIYIEKSGSKYNKWYKKDLINENNPWKEKNIPDVTPTNIGTNCPKRNQLANILEKLGCCSLDRCNEGPSGRQIIGGSTQIVFVTPTPPQVTIQLGVKPKGENDNPATYNGTESTGNGKQITVKRSDEPTGSDFFKYTHVDSDGVTPFLLKEIQGDDGNTIPGIHAYGENVLSVSAYYWKHETKKNPLIVEIQDDGNYSYYTKNKEKNVWEPYKLKLGSDKEPTKKELDLLNCEINNVVQIDVSRTEGPYCHEDGNYKDGHANKKVKVEKVSGSDTGLINYTAYSHTPANGSFIISSFRKNCKSIILKDLKPELPLKNAKKVTVYFCKGEVNADRASRQPARNPLLIYVPDAKEYKWFKKSYPGNWTVVELSKTPDHDKSYAKILDLLDTLQSTCQPPEVIIDISKRANGGYYYGPNSLGRMIWIEKTEGPSKKGDPPEHYSRYDHKIVGREDSYFTLKQVDYKGNSTGIANGSTTYRVTKVSVYYWTPLDIKPRQSNSRGRPLLVKVTTVEPTSKLKKEEYYENKGDPTNTTWDVVHEDLSQNDHLQKKLELLNCRLNHSIIIDVSKMGNNPQYSTEYDSCDPTGKSLYTGHDEHKMNVCMDEGDTKEINNYKVYKHTLKNPTPNGPFHVVSFKNGYHILNFTGKTPLPVLDVDEVRVYFCKKDPDKPLLIYYNTNGEHNWYKNEEPETPSGKWDTTLTNTYDPKQHDNILGVLNGLPSECKPASDGEKAAIGLEATTISLGTIFGASSGTFAGAGSLTGLGWWAFKRSKGDPWVRQI
- a CDS encoding protein kinase domain containing protein (encoded by transcript BEWA_038770A), which encodes MHSFTKFYRTVAIKKVKNIEYKKGETNVKEHQLVGVLGIHFTTLRELKVMSELNHENLMGLIAVYVKEGFINIVMDIMLSDLKKVIDSKIRLNEAHVKCIMKQILTGLYVLHESLFAHRDLSPANIFIDENGVCKIADFGLSRRTVYPPTYRESKNMKILEANASRERLTFKVVTLWYRSPELLLGAECYHFSCDLWSVGCIFAELLTGKPLFPGSNEIDQLGKIYHLMGTPSETLWPGATKLPLYTPYTFSTPKELSTIFPHANKTSLDLLSKLLALDPHERITAQQALEHEYFKESPLACKSTDLPFDFIKKSAD
- a CDS encoding conserved hypothetical protein (encoded by transcript BEWA_038760A); translated protein: MHSTGYGRLLPDEVLLANASIDDDCVENEAADARVDPGEGGPVSSGSTSSQGPSRNGHISVNYNMTGFQRAKYYEIANKESADYRRIDLMYKLMRICNTLKIPDHERIYSLFLKRLKTRFRLEASTRSLEIVVAALYYIDECRRNFGRLSVRDVLSRIKDCGIGLKKFVGYVAKVCDELSIAELPSERYDTIVSNALDQLRDYLRGGEKDELMPKATTTVLGNVNRFASLDELVAMVANNPISDIPRDKSTSLEQGSIVPQAELGDSVPVDPMLPYHLSAQYHKLSQNNQSLQRGDEKGQSKKKGTLHRSLYRAVGIKFKSIEDMVCRILELIDDESGDILDPRSRAMYRCKKTLVASVLAIVIAALKINISPSVLVRALDVARSSFYRNYKRVLDLLRMLFAKRFSCKIINTQHLLSLVALFLVEHMNKLDTDKDGPLSFPKNFGAFTKAKYKGLMIESDFNINYGELLGKISRVNGRLDNSGNVMSTFSKTVNCLEFLTRAWHAGEKGDKGEVPAASNGESEKPRNTGDEEKRKPSKEKEERAETEQPKKKVYLIHERSNNRYVCRYRDEAGALRRKTFSIARHGQDVALRLASTFLESLSAS